From Alkaliphilus flagellatus, the proteins below share one genomic window:
- a CDS encoding acyltransferase, protein MKLNGSNKKASRILYIDILRVVSIFTVVILHVSAPFVENLYINGIKSWWAGNILDSATRWCVPVLIMISGKLMLGNNKEIEIFPFLNKRLKKIFIPLIFWSFIYMIWYNNLLWGWNLSLFKTFIRNLYEDNIYIHLWYLYTIVGLYLVTPIIKIYINNDKNCSVKYFLSIWFLANGIIGFLEKFTNLKIGFNLSFFHWSIGYYILGLFLDRTNLSKRLVNIIHILGFVGLIITIVGTYITTKNNDGNYVPHFYSYFAPNVIFMSISIFLLFKNIDWEKFINKKLYLYKLILTLSNTSFGIYLVHLLVLDIISSGVIGITLDSFLFNPIIGIPLVSVITFLLSYFVVIIFQKIPLLNRTVPK, encoded by the coding sequence ATGAAATTAAATGGCAGTAATAAGAAAGCTTCTAGGATTCTATATATAGATATATTGCGAGTAGTATCAATTTTTACAGTAGTAATACTACATGTATCCGCACCTTTTGTAGAAAATCTATATATTAATGGAATTAAAAGTTGGTGGGCAGGAAACATATTAGATTCTGCTACTAGATGGTGTGTACCTGTCCTAATAATGATTAGTGGAAAGCTAATGCTAGGTAATAATAAAGAAATAGAAATATTTCCGTTTCTAAATAAAAGACTAAAAAAAATATTTATTCCTCTTATTTTTTGGAGCTTTATATATATGATCTGGTATAACAACTTGCTTTGGGGATGGAACTTATCCCTATTTAAAACCTTTATAAGAAATCTTTATGAAGATAATATATATATACATCTGTGGTATCTTTACACTATAGTAGGTCTTTATTTAGTTACGCCTATTATTAAAATTTACATAAATAATGATAAGAATTGTAGTGTAAAGTACTTTCTAAGCATTTGGTTTTTGGCTAATGGTATAATAGGATTTTTAGAAAAGTTTACTAACCTAAAAATAGGTTTTAATCTAAGTTTTTTTCATTGGAGCATTGGATACTATATTTTAGGTTTATTTTTAGATAGGACAAATCTTAGTAAAAGGCTAGTAAATATAATACATATCCTTGGTTTTGTTGGGTTAATAATAACTATAGTTGGTACATACATAACCACTAAAAATAATGATGGAAACTATGTGCCCCACTTTTATTCATACTTTGCACCTAATGTTATATTTATGAGTATAAGTATATTTTTGTTATTTAAAAATATTGATTGGGAAAAATTCATTAATAAAAAATTATATTTATATAAGCTTATTTTAACCCTTAGTAATACAAGCTTTGGGATATACTTAGTGCATTTACTTGTACTAGACATTATATCATCAGGAGTTATTGGAATAACCCTAGATTCATTTTTATTTAATCCTATAATAGGAATACCTTTAGTAAGTGTTATCACATTTTTACTATCCTATTTTGTAGTAATTATTTTTCAAAAGATACCCTTACTAAATAGGACTGTTCCTAAATAG
- a CDS encoding TolC family protein translates to MNFKKFIAMGTLITLTVVSNGVPTFATEQATGKEYNESVKQEYIDKQANTITLSLEEAVEYALENSKDIIIQNIELEKAELAYKQGIKDAKNNERIIDDIPTGEIDSVSRELIDTGVPRRSVELTYQVAQWNLKIKENQIKYNVEKSYFDLSQVKKEVEIAEENLNLTQKQYNSGKLKYDVGIISEQELLGLEMGLSKAQTAYDSAKVYYDLQLMNFQNTSGLTFDKEVVLIDSIEYKEYEPINIKESIKQAIENNTMVKIGQESYELSELTFDAIKIKYPDITYKYKEQEAEVAKAAKNLETVKNGVEMGVRAAYLNLLTAEKQIKTLEKNIEQAERMARLAEVSLDLGQGTSIEVLQANLNLMSAKKDLSSQIHAFNMALLDYEYSIGIGKTPISGM, encoded by the coding sequence ATGAATTTCAAAAAATTTATTGCAATGGGTACATTAATTACTTTAACCGTAGTAAGTAACGGTGTACCTACATTTGCTACAGAACAAGCTACAGGGAAAGAGTATAATGAAAGTGTGAAACAGGAATACATAGATAAACAAGCGAATACAATAACTTTAAGCTTAGAAGAAGCAGTAGAATATGCGCTTGAAAATAGTAAGGATATAATAATTCAAAATATAGAACTTGAGAAAGCAGAACTTGCCTATAAGCAAGGGATAAAAGATGCAAAAAATAACGAAAGAATTATAGATGATATACCTACAGGAGAGATAGACTCTGTTAGTAGAGAACTAATAGACACAGGAGTTCCTAGAAGATCAGTTGAATTAACTTATCAAGTAGCTCAGTGGAATTTGAAAATAAAAGAAAATCAAATTAAATATAATGTTGAAAAATCTTATTTTGATTTATCTCAAGTGAAGAAAGAGGTTGAAATTGCTGAGGAAAATCTTAATCTAACTCAAAAGCAATATAATAGTGGGAAGTTAAAGTATGATGTTGGAATTATTTCAGAGCAAGAGCTATTAGGGCTTGAAATGGGTTTATCTAAAGCCCAAACTGCATATGACTCTGCTAAAGTATACTATGATTTACAGCTAATGAACTTTCAAAATACATCAGGATTAACATTTGACAAAGAGGTTGTTTTAATAGACAGCATAGAATATAAGGAATATGAGCCTATTAATATAAAAGAGTCTATAAAACAAGCAATAGAGAATAACACAATGGTAAAGATAGGACAAGAAAGCTATGAACTATCAGAGCTAACCTTTGATGCTATAAAGATTAAGTATCCTGATATTACATATAAATACAAAGAGCAAGAGGCAGAAGTAGCAAAAGCAGCAAAAAATTTAGAAACTGTTAAAAATGGAGTTGAAATGGGTGTTAGAGCTGCTTATTTAAACTTATTAACAGCTGAAAAGCAAATTAAGACACTTGAAAAAAATATTGAGCAAGCAGAAAGAATGGCACGTTTAGCAGAGGTAAGTTTAGATCTAGGTCAAGGTACTTCTATAGAGGTATTACAAGCCAATCTTAATTTAATGAGTGCAAAGAAAGACTTATCTAGCCAAATTCATGCATTTAATATGGCTTTATTAGATTATGAATATAGTATTGGTATTGGAAAAACTCCTATTAGCGGTATGTAA
- a CDS encoding TetR/AcrR family transcriptional regulator: MISQSEIKYNRLIEKAEELFIELGYKSVSMDQIAEAAGISKMTIYKYFSSKEELFLNILQSIGDRSFIYIEDQMKKIDGTIEKIDFLLHFNVEYSKQFSLTFYKDIMDNPYIIDRLMKEKKRMSKIIFEDIIRNGVERGEIRDVDEAFMANMLITLIDSISKNFFEKITCRKELEDFTENFYDFLKYGLLGGKGAK, encoded by the coding sequence ATGATTAGCCAAAGTGAAATAAAATATAATAGATTAATAGAGAAGGCAGAGGAGCTATTTATTGAGCTAGGATACAAATCAGTTTCTATGGATCAAATTGCAGAAGCTGCCGGAATAAGTAAGATGACAATATATAAATATTTTTCTTCTAAAGAAGAGCTTTTTTTAAATATTTTACAATCAATCGGAGATAGATCATTTATATATATAGAAGATCAAATGAAAAAAATAGATGGAACTATAGAAAAAATAGATTTTTTATTACATTTTAATGTAGAATATTCAAAGCAATTTTCACTCACCTTTTATAAGGACATTATGGATAATCCATATATTATAGATAGGCTAATGAAAGAAAAAAAGAGAATGAGCAAAATCATATTTGAAGACATTATAAGAAATGGTGTTGAGAGAGGAGAGATTAGGGATGTAGATGAGGCTTTTATGGCCAATATGCTAATTACATTAATTGATAGTATTAGTAAGAATTTTTTTGAGAAAATAACATGCAGAAAGGAATTAGAGGATTTTACAGAAAACTTTTATGACTTTCTAAAATATGGCCTTCTAGGGGGAAAAGGGGCGAAATAG
- a CDS encoding ABC transporter ATP-binding protein — MDSNILMKAENVSKLYQMGEVTVAAAKNVDLNIYKGEFVVVLGPSGSGKSTLLNILGGMDLPTDGKVFMEGEDITSYNDRKLTAYRREKIGFVFQFYNLMANLTARENVELATEICKDALNIDEVLEAVGLGDRKDHFPAQMSGGEQQRIAIARAVAKNPALLLCDEPTGALDFETGIKILTLLKEINKKYNKTVVIITHNVPIGEMADRLIKMRSGEIIEDKINDSPINPERIEW; from the coding sequence ATGGATAGTAATATTTTGATGAAGGCAGAGAATGTTAGTAAGCTTTATCAAATGGGAGAAGTAACAGTAGCTGCTGCAAAAAATGTAGATCTGAACATATACAAAGGAGAGTTTGTAGTAGTATTAGGACCTAGTGGTTCTGGTAAAAGTACACTTTTGAATATTCTAGGAGGAATGGATTTACCTACAGACGGAAAGGTCTTTATGGAAGGTGAAGATATTACTAGCTATAACGATAGGAAGTTGACCGCCTATCGGAGAGAAAAAATTGGTTTTGTATTTCAGTTTTATAATCTAATGGCAAATTTAACTGCAAGGGAGAATGTAGAGCTAGCTACAGAAATTTGTAAAGATGCTCTAAATATCGATGAAGTATTAGAAGCTGTAGGGTTAGGAGACAGGAAAGATCATTTTCCTGCACAAATGAGTGGAGGAGAGCAACAGAGGATAGCTATTGCTAGGGCAGTGGCTAAAAATCCTGCTTTGTTACTTTGTGATGAGCCTACAGGAGCTCTTGATTTTGAGACAGGAATAAAGATTTTAACTCTGTTAAAAGAGATTAACAAAAAATATAACAAAACTGTTGTAATTATTACTCATAATGTACCTATAGGAGAGATGGCGGACAGATTAATTAAAATGCGAAGTGGAGAAATTATTGAAGATAAAATAAATGATAGTCCAATCAACCCTGAAAGGATTGAATGGTGA
- a CDS encoding ABC transporter permease — protein MKKLDVRLLRSIKNSKGQFISISIIIVLALTIYVSFSMVADNLNNSILYYYDATNFGHIFVEVSKIPKAAIEKLHTIEGVEMAQGRISADVPLRVEDPNEKVMVRVVSLPKEKNLINDLYVIKGENLKEGLRSTLVLQQFFDARGMQLEDTITPYIGGTEYPLSVVGVVGSPEYIYLMENEQTLLPAPEKFGVIYVTEEFAQSALGYQGSYNEVLIKIEDRYINKIDSIVDEIEDELDRYGVRRTVKREDQLSHSMMMQEVESLETMSTSITLLFLIVAAVIINIMLSRIVRNDRMYIGVMKALGYNNFSILGHYTKYSILIGLVGSIIGIILSIPLSSVFTSLYILYMNIPMLKMEIYYIYFIYGILLTSIFCILSGLMGARSVLKILPADSMKPEAPKVGKRIWLEKVKFIWNRISFSWKMVIRNILRTKRRSVFLVLGIALTYGITMVPVFMTSIWDSLFTLQYGEFQTMDYNIDFASPMNDKAIRGLSQIIDVDHIEPKAEIPFELKRGWRKRTASVIGLLRDTKLYNFKSPSGVEIELPRNGIILSEILADSLEVKIGDKILIKNFMPDKEDTFVEVKGIVEQYFGSNAYMDIEMMNDILGEKDMITGALVNSDDEVITKLQHVKNIRQIQSVEDMKNSILEFMDMIIYSMGVMMLFGGILGFAIVYNITIISISERTMEFSSLRVMGFDKKEIYKLVSRENGLMTLLGVILGVPIGYGMCVGIVSAVSTDLFSIPIMIEPISYIITAVATIIFVTIAQLATIRKIHNLNFMDALKSRVS, from the coding sequence ATGAAGAAGTTAGATGTAAGGCTATTAAGATCAATAAAAAATTCTAAGGGGCAATTTATTTCTATATCTATAATTATTGTTTTAGCACTAACTATCTATGTCTCTTTCAGTATGGTGGCTGATAATCTTAATAATTCAATACTTTATTATTATGATGCTACAAATTTTGGGCATATTTTTGTAGAAGTTTCTAAAATTCCTAAAGCAGCTATAGAAAAGCTCCATACTATAGAAGGAGTTGAAATGGCCCAGGGCAGAATAAGTGCAGATGTACCTTTAAGGGTAGAAGATCCTAATGAAAAGGTTATGGTTAGGGTAGTATCCTTACCAAAGGAAAAGAACCTAATTAATGACTTATATGTAATAAAAGGAGAGAATCTAAAAGAGGGCTTAAGATCGACCTTAGTATTACAACAGTTTTTTGATGCTAGAGGAATGCAGTTGGAAGATACAATTACGCCCTATATTGGAGGAACGGAATACCCATTAAGTGTAGTAGGGGTAGTAGGTAGCCCAGAGTATATTTACTTAATGGAAAATGAACAGACATTATTACCTGCCCCAGAAAAATTTGGAGTTATATATGTTACAGAAGAATTCGCACAGTCTGCCTTAGGGTATCAAGGTAGTTACAACGAAGTACTGATTAAGATTGAGGATAGGTATATAAATAAAATAGATAGTATAGTAGATGAAATAGAGGATGAATTAGATAGATATGGAGTTAGACGAACTGTTAAAAGAGAAGATCAGCTAAGTCATAGTATGATGATGCAGGAAGTAGAATCCCTAGAGACAATGTCTACTTCTATTACCTTATTATTTTTAATAGTTGCAGCGGTAATTATAAATATTATGTTATCTAGGATTGTTAGGAATGACAGGATGTACATCGGCGTAATGAAAGCATTAGGATATAACAATTTTAGTATATTAGGTCATTACACTAAGTATTCTATATTGATTGGATTAGTAGGATCTATTATTGGTATTATTTTAAGCATACCTCTTTCAAGTGTATTTACTAGCTTATATATTTTGTATATGAATATTCCGATGCTTAAAATGGAGATTTATTATATCTACTTTATTTATGGAATATTATTAACTAGTATATTTTGCATACTATCTGGACTAATGGGAGCACGAAGTGTTTTAAAAATTTTGCCTGCGGATTCCATGAAGCCAGAAGCACCTAAGGTCGGAAAAAGAATTTGGTTAGAAAAAGTTAAATTTATTTGGAATAGAATTTCATTTAGCTGGAAAATGGTAATTAGAAATATATTAAGAACTAAAAGGCGATCTGTATTTTTAGTTTTAGGGATTGCTTTAACCTATGGTATAACCATGGTACCAGTATTTATGACATCTATATGGGACAGTTTGTTTACGCTACAGTATGGGGAGTTTCAAACAATGGATTATAATATAGATTTTGCCAGCCCTATGAATGATAAGGCTATAAGAGGGTTATCTCAAATTATTGATGTGGATCATATAGAACCAAAGGCAGAGATTCCTTTCGAATTAAAAAGAGGTTGGAGGAAAAGAACAGCCAGTGTTATTGGACTATTAAGGGATACAAAGCTATATAATTTCAAAAGTCCTTCTGGAGTAGAAATCGAGTTACCAAGGAATGGAATTATACTTTCGGAAATATTAGCGGACTCCCTTGAAGTTAAAATAGGAGACAAAATATTAATAAAAAATTTTATGCCAGATAAAGAAGATACATTTGTTGAAGTAAAAGGTATTGTGGAGCAATACTTTGGAAGCAATGCATATATGGATATAGAGATGATGAATGATATATTGGGAGAAAAGGATATGATTACTGGGGCATTAGTAAACTCTGACGATGAGGTAATAACAAAGCTCCAGCATGTAAAAAATATAAGGCAAATACAATCCGTTGAAGATATGAAAAATAGTATTTTAGAGTTTATGGATATGATTATATACTCTATGGGAGTAATGATGTTGTTTGGTGGGATTTTAGGATTTGCTATTGTATACAACATAACTATTATTAGTATTAGTGAAAGAACAATGGAATTTTCATCACTACGGGTTATGGGCTTTGATAAAAAAGAGATTTATAAATTAGTTAGCAGGGAAAATGGGTTAATGACATTACTTGGAGTAATTTTAGGAGTGCCTATAGGCTACGGAATGTGTGTTGGTATTGTATCAGCAGTTTCTACAGATTTATTTAGTATTCCAATAATGATAGAACCTATCAGCTACATTATAACAGCCGTTGCTACAATAATTTTTGTTACTATAGCACAGCTTGCAACCATTAGAAAGATTCATAATTTAAACTTTATGGATGCACTTAAAAGTAGAGTATCCTAA
- a CDS encoding efflux RND transporter periplasmic adaptor subunit, with product MTKKKKIISIAIIVTIIGVSGFYISTGSRAVDVSTAAVIEGDIAKYVEELGVIKVKNQVNIYAPTAGMVTEVLVDIGDQVKKGDILVKLDGEQLSRQIAELESQRSAVLAQYKEAKQPIDEKNIEKLELEIVDIEKRIKTAEEAANNKKLLYDAGAVSQEEYQSALRNLEGEKSSLEKAKLDLELMRKPVSENIDVQYKAQLKQLDIQKAELEKSGKNFTIIASMDGTILQKEVEKGSYLQPGMHIMQLGNVEELYIESDVLVGDVANVYEGSVVKMSNKNLGIMDLEGVIKKIHPNAFSKVSDLGIEQKRIKVDIEIKDTIKNLRPGYDLDIKIITESKENVLLVPESSLFNIDGKDFIFVNENNKARLREVEKGIESQRQVEVVKGLKEGEMVLLSPNENIEEGISIKVE from the coding sequence ATGACAAAGAAAAAGAAGATTATTAGCATAGCTATTATTGTGACCATAATAGGAGTATCAGGATTTTATATAAGTACTGGAAGTAGAGCTGTAGATGTAAGTACAGCGGCTGTAATAGAAGGAGATATAGCAAAGTATGTAGAGGAGTTAGGAGTAATAAAGGTAAAAAATCAGGTAAATATTTATGCTCCTACAGCAGGTATGGTGACAGAAGTGCTGGTAGATATAGGGGATCAAGTAAAAAAAGGAGATATACTGGTTAAGTTAGATGGAGAACAGCTCTCAAGGCAAATTGCAGAACTAGAAAGCCAGAGATCAGCTGTATTAGCCCAATACAAGGAGGCTAAACAACCTATAGATGAGAAAAATATAGAAAAGTTAGAATTAGAAATTGTAGATATAGAGAAAAGGATTAAGACAGCAGAAGAAGCAGCTAATAATAAAAAGCTACTATACGATGCAGGAGCAGTAAGTCAGGAGGAATACCAGAGTGCCTTAAGAAATCTTGAAGGGGAAAAAAGTAGCTTGGAAAAGGCTAAGTTAGATTTGGAGCTTATGAGAAAACCTGTATCAGAAAATATTGATGTTCAATATAAAGCTCAACTAAAGCAACTAGATATACAGAAGGCGGAGTTAGAGAAATCCGGCAAGAATTTTACTATAATTGCTAGTATGGATGGAACAATATTACAGAAAGAAGTAGAGAAAGGTAGCTATCTTCAACCAGGAATGCACATTATGCAGCTTGGTAATGTAGAGGAATTATATATAGAAAGTGATGTATTAGTAGGAGATGTAGCCAATGTTTATGAAGGTTCAGTAGTTAAAATGTCTAATAAAAACTTAGGCATAATGGATTTAGAAGGTGTGATAAAAAAAATACACCCTAATGCCTTTAGTAAAGTATCTGATTTAGGTATAGAGCAAAAGAGAATTAAGGTAGATATTGAAATAAAAGATACTATAAAAAACCTTAGACCTGGTTATGATTTAGATATTAAGATTATTACTGAGAGTAAAGAAAATGTTCTGCTAGTACCTGAGAGTTCTCTATTTAATATAGATGGAAAGGATTTTATTTTTGTAAATGAAAATAATAAGGCTAGGCTAAGGGAAGTTGAAAAGGGGATAGAAAGTCAAAGGCAAGTTGAAGTTGTTAAGGGATTGAAAGAGGGAGAAATGGTTCTTCTATCTCCTAATGAAAACATAGAAGAAGGTATTAGTATAAAGGTAGAATAG
- a CDS encoding copper amine oxidase N-terminal domain-containing protein — MLKKKRMIGLLVTTMTLVTAFGFSSYGASATKTLQALYGSSKIIINGKDVTQTIEPFIVDGTTYIPLRVVANTFNKKVDWNPLTSTAYITDDLTQVNEHFQAEILKRDVEIMNLQSRLKQLEKEVESKKEISLSDLEKQLNKDHGEYKNIEFDISLSGSASKVNVKIDVDLYDYKKEWNGLSSSKRESYLQDIVDDVLDAYDGANVYGSIKDIDAKKTILEFTTTSKGVVKIEKESTTSNTSNKTISKLEKDLDNEYYDYFGDIDLYIKLEGNKNDVTFSIELDSKEYGSAWRKLSSDKIKKLMSFIYDDIEDELGDVNIEGYVYDTYNKEDLASYRRASSGNDIFKKY; from the coding sequence ATGTTAAAGAAAAAGAGAATGATTGGTTTATTAGTTACTACAATGACTTTAGTAACTGCATTCGGATTTTCTTCATATGGAGCATCAGCTACAAAAACTTTACAAGCTTTGTATGGAAGTAGTAAAATAATAATAAATGGAAAAGATGTTACTCAAACTATAGAGCCTTTTATAGTGGACGGTACTACATATATACCTCTTCGTGTAGTTGCAAATACTTTTAATAAAAAGGTAGACTGGAATCCACTAACTTCTACTGCTTATATTACAGATGACCTTACACAAGTTAATGAACATTTTCAAGCTGAAATATTAAAACGAGATGTTGAAATAATGAATTTACAAAGCAGATTAAAACAATTAGAAAAAGAAGTGGAAAGTAAAAAGGAAATTAGCTTAAGTGATTTAGAAAAGCAGTTAAATAAAGACCATGGTGAATACAAGAACATAGAATTTGATATTTCCCTAAGTGGTAGCGCTAGCAAAGTCAATGTAAAAATTGATGTTGATTTATATGATTACAAAAAGGAGTGGAATGGTCTTTCTAGCAGTAAGAGAGAAAGCTATTTACAAGACATTGTAGACGATGTGCTAGATGCTTATGATGGAGCTAATGTATATGGTAGCATTAAAGATATTGATGCTAAAAAAACTATATTAGAATTTACTACTACCAGTAAAGGAGTAGTAAAGATAGAAAAAGAATCTACTACTAGTAATACAAGTAATAAGACTATTAGTAAATTAGAAAAAGATTTAGATAATGAGTACTATGATTATTTTGGAGATATTGATTTATACATAAAGCTAGAAGGTAATAAAAATGATGTTACTTTTTCTATTGAGTTAGATTCTAAGGAATATGGTAGTGCTTGGCGTAAGCTGTCGAGCGATAAGATTAAAAAGCTTATGTCATTCATTTATGATGATATAGAAGATGAGCTAGGGGATGTAAATATCGAGGGTTATGTGTATGATACTTATAATAAAGAAGATTTAGCTAGCTATCGCAGAGCATCATCAGGAAATGATATTTTTAAGAAGTATTAA
- a CDS encoding ABC transporter ATP-binding protein, translating to MGLIEIEDISRTYKDGQVSVKAIKQISIEIADGDFVSIMGPSGSGKSTLMNIIGCLDKPSSGSYKLAGQQVHKLNDSQLATIRNEFMGFVFQQFHLISKLNALENVELPLIYQGVIGKERKKRALEALESVGLGERAKHMPSQLSGGEQQRVAIARAIVSNPKLILADEPTGALDSKSSKNIMSIFQKLNRERKITIVQVTHERDIGEYGNHIYNIKDGEIDCIEEIKHTETENNQ from the coding sequence GTGGGATTAATAGAAATAGAAGATATATCAAGAACATATAAAGATGGACAAGTTAGTGTTAAAGCTATAAAACAAATAAGTATTGAGATAGCAGATGGAGATTTTGTGTCTATTATGGGACCATCTGGATCTGGTAAATCTACATTAATGAATATTATTGGTTGTTTAGATAAGCCATCCTCTGGAAGCTATAAGCTTGCAGGTCAGCAGGTACATAAGCTAAATGATTCTCAGTTGGCAACTATACGAAATGAATTTATGGGTTTTGTTTTTCAACAATTTCACTTGATATCAAAGCTGAATGCTTTAGAAAACGTAGAATTGCCATTAATTTATCAGGGGGTTATAGGTAAAGAAAGAAAAAAGAGAGCTTTAGAAGCACTGGAATCTGTAGGATTAGGAGAAAGAGCTAAGCATATGCCTTCCCAACTTTCGGGAGGGGAGCAACAAAGGGTAGCTATAGCTAGGGCTATTGTTAGTAACCCTAAATTGATTTTAGCCGATGAGCCTACTGGAGCATTAGATTCAAAATCTAGCAAAAATATTATGTCTATATTTCAAAAACTTAACCGAGAAAGAAAAATAACTATTGTTCAAGTAACCCATGAAAGGGATATAGGCGAGTATGGAAATCATATTTACAATATAAAGGATGGAGAGATAGACTGCATAGAAGAAATAAAACATACGGAAACAGAAAACAATCAATAA
- a CDS encoding efflux RND transporter periplasmic adaptor subunit produces MFQRTIMIILVVVIILGGGFYAYQQLVPEVQDVDAGPVYATQEVIRGDISVGVNTIGQLNPSDGGGIRVSDALRMSGYSGEFIIDQILVKEGDSVSKGQTLVRLAATGLNDKISELEDEVKREEQALMRLTDLPREKIRDIDPSQGVTVRAPISGRVQDLDIVEGDKILQGQTINRIVDISTYNIPLRLTPGEYGRVKKGDKVNIHFANFEGTYEGIITRINPNPAPSGTSEDKQQGYIYRATVEGKNVGLVQPNMSVRVGTGTPQGQTNFFMNDSIVEKYVNQERVASSTEGIVTEVHVQEMDEVEEGDPIISLAGADVQETIQTRLDKIRELESKIRELNAIFPMLEITSTMDGVVADVFRQEGESTTPGDWLGHVYTTSSMSMFAEVDDIDVLYVTQGSEVKVTVDAIPGETYEGEVKEVSTRARGEGGGGLSKFSVYIDVKGGPQLRPGMQAKGYIDAGTAEDVLLIPIEAIFQEENKHKVEILDANGEAQVVNVELGLMNDRHAEVISGLEEGDLVITGSSRDLLPSQEDKTNNNNNLIPDKPTEEETAED; encoded by the coding sequence ATGTTTCAACGGACAATTATGATAATATTAGTCGTTGTAATTATATTAGGTGGAGGATTTTATGCTTATCAGCAGCTTGTTCCTGAGGTACAAGATGTAGATGCGGGACCTGTATATGCAACCCAAGAAGTAATACGTGGAGATATATCTGTAGGAGTAAATACAATAGGACAACTTAATCCATCGGATGGTGGAGGTATTCGTGTAAGCGATGCCCTCCGTATGTCTGGTTATTCTGGAGAATTTATTATTGACCAGATTTTAGTAAAAGAAGGAGATAGTGTTAGTAAAGGGCAAACTTTGGTTAGATTAGCCGCTACTGGTCTAAATGACAAAATTTCTGAGTTAGAAGATGAAGTTAAGCGAGAAGAACAAGCATTAATGAGATTAACAGATTTACCAAGGGAAAAAATTAGAGACATTGATCCGTCCCAAGGTGTTACAGTACGAGCACCTATTTCAGGTAGAGTTCAAGACTTAGATATTGTTGAAGGCGATAAAATTTTACAAGGGCAAACAATAAATCGAATTGTAGATATATCAACCTATAATATTCCTCTAAGATTAACACCAGGAGAGTATGGCCGTGTTAAAAAAGGAGATAAGGTAAATATACATTTTGCTAATTTTGAGGGTACATACGAAGGTATAATTACAAGAATTAATCCTAATCCTGCTCCTTCTGGAACAAGTGAAGATAAGCAGCAAGGGTATATATATCGTGCTACTGTAGAAGGAAAAAATGTGGGTCTAGTACAACCAAATATGTCTGTTCGTGTAGGCACAGGAACTCCACAAGGACAAACAAACTTCTTTATGAATGATTCTATAGTAGAAAAATATGTAAATCAGGAAAGAGTAGCTAGTAGCACTGAAGGAATTGTAACAGAAGTTCATGTACAGGAGATGGATGAAGTAGAAGAAGGAGATCCAATCATTAGTTTGGCTGGTGCCGATGTACAAGAAACTATTCAAACGAGATTAGATAAAATACGAGAATTAGAATCAAAAATTAGAGAGCTAAATGCTATTTTTCCTATGTTAGAGATTACTTCGACAATGGATGGTGTAGTAGCAGACGTGTTTCGACAAGAAGGAGAGAGTACTACACCTGGAGATTGGTTAGGTCATGTATATACAACTTCATCTATGAGTATGTTTGCGGAAGTGGACGATATAGACGTATTATATGTTACACAAGGATCGGAAGTTAAGGTTACTGTTGACGCTATACCAGGAGAAACCTACGAAGGAGAGGTTAAGGAAGTATCTACTCGAGCTCGAGGTGAAGGTGGAGGTGGACTTTCAAAATTCTCCGTTTATATTGATGTAAAAGGTGGACCACAGCTCCGACCTGGAATGCAGGCTAAGGGTTATATCGATGCAGGAACTGCAGAAGATGTATTACTTATTCCAATAGAGGCTATTTTCCAAGAAGAAAATAAGCATAAGGTAGAGATATTAGACGCCAATGGCGAAGCACAAGTAGTTAATGTGGAGCTTGGACTGATGAATGACAGACATGCTGAGGTGATAAGTGGATTAGAAGAAGGAGATCTTGTTATTACTGGAAGCAGTAGGGATTTATTACCAAGCCAAGAAGATAAAACAAATAATAATAATAATTTAATACCAGACAAGCCAACTGAGGAAGAAACGGCAGAAGATTAG